The following proteins come from a genomic window of Iamia sp. SCSIO 61187:
- a CDS encoding MarR family winged helix-turn-helix transcriptional regulator, with protein sequence MTTPTAPPLTHTAAALRLAVGRLSRRMRQESTLGRSLTQIGIMVTLDRRGPTTLGDLAAAERVAPPTITKAVATLVAEGLVEKVADPDDRRVHRARLTAAGRRDIEAIRRQREAWLTTRLATLDPEAVDQLVAVLPLLEALSADED encoded by the coding sequence ATGACCACGCCGACGGCCCCGCCGCTCACCCACACCGCCGCCGCCCTGCGGCTCGCCGTCGGCCGACTCTCGCGGCGCATGCGCCAGGAGTCGACCCTGGGCCGCAGCCTGACCCAGATCGGGATCATGGTGACCCTCGACCGCCGGGGCCCGACGACCCTGGGCGACCTGGCCGCGGCCGAGCGGGTGGCGCCGCCCACCATCACCAAGGCGGTGGCCACCCTGGTGGCCGAGGGTCTGGTCGAGAAGGTCGCCGACCCCGACGACCGCCGGGTCCACCGGGCCCGCCTCACCGCCGCCGGCCGCCGCGACATCGAGGCCATCCGCCGCCAGCGCGAGGCCTGGCTCACCACCCGGCTGGCCACCCTCGACCCCGAGGCCGTCGACCAGCTGGTCGCCGTCCTCCCCCTCCTCGAGGCCCTGTCGGCCGACGAGGACTGA
- a CDS encoding MFS transporter, which translates to MTEKLGTAARDTFRSLHVRNFRLFFSGQLISQTGTWLTMVAQTLLVLKLTDSGVAIGLLTAFQFGPVLVLGAWAGSVADRADKRRLLIRMQTLAMVQSLVFAAVVFSGHATVAVIYALAFAQGIITAFDNPARRAFVVEMVPKDIVANAVSLNSTVMTGSRIVGPAAAGLLVVTVGFGWAFLVDGLSYIAVIYGLLLMRSEELHPSTPTAKAKGQVREGLRYVRSQPDLFVPLVMMAAIGTFAFNFQVTIPLLVTGPLGGGEGTFTVLFSVLSLGSMAGALWTARRTEVDGRQIIVAAAGFGATMLLLALAPTLWASFPAAILLGIASIAFMTTSTAIVQMRAAPEYRGRVLALQAMVFLGSTPIGGPTVGWIIDVFGPRAGVAVGGLACLGAAAWGHRALRRPDEPVVVDDEQAEAPALTLTD; encoded by the coding sequence ATGACAGAGAAGCTGGGCACCGCCGCCCGCGACACCTTCCGATCCCTCCACGTCCGCAACTTCCGCCTCTTCTTCTCGGGCCAGCTGATCTCCCAGACGGGGACCTGGCTCACCATGGTCGCCCAGACCCTGCTGGTCCTGAAGCTGACCGACTCCGGGGTGGCCATCGGCCTCCTCACCGCCTTCCAGTTCGGCCCCGTGCTCGTCCTGGGCGCCTGGGCCGGCAGCGTCGCCGACCGGGCCGACAAGCGCCGCCTGCTCATCCGCATGCAGACGCTGGCCATGGTCCAGTCGCTCGTGTTCGCCGCCGTCGTCTTCAGCGGCCACGCCACCGTGGCCGTGATCTACGCCCTCGCCTTCGCCCAGGGCATCATCACCGCCTTCGACAACCCCGCTCGGCGGGCGTTCGTCGTGGAGATGGTGCCCAAGGACATCGTCGCCAACGCCGTCAGCCTCAACAGCACGGTGATGACCGGGTCGCGCATCGTCGGCCCTGCCGCCGCCGGCCTCCTGGTCGTGACCGTCGGGTTCGGCTGGGCCTTCCTCGTCGACGGCCTCAGCTACATCGCGGTGATCTACGGGCTGCTGCTGATGCGCTCCGAGGAGCTCCACCCGTCGACGCCGACGGCCAAGGCCAAGGGCCAGGTCCGCGAGGGCCTGCGCTACGTCCGCTCGCAGCCGGACCTGTTCGTGCCGCTGGTGATGATGGCCGCCATCGGGACCTTCGCCTTCAACTTCCAGGTGACGATCCCGCTGCTCGTGACCGGGCCGCTGGGCGGCGGCGAGGGCACCTTCACGGTGCTGTTCTCGGTCCTCAGCCTGGGTTCGATGGCCGGGGCGCTGTGGACGGCGCGCCGGACCGAGGTCGACGGCCGTCAGATCATCGTGGCCGCCGCCGGCTTCGGCGCCACGATGCTGCTGCTCGCCCTGGCGCCGACGCTGTGGGCCAGCTTCCCGGCGGCGATCCTGCTCGGCATCGCGTCCATCGCCTTCATGACGACCTCGACGGCGATCGTCCAGATGCGGGCCGCCCCCGAGTACCGAGGCCGCGTCCTCGCCCTCCAGGCGATGGTGTTCCTGGGCAGCACACCGATCGGCGGGCCGACGGTCGGCTGGATCATCGACGTGTTCGGGCCCCGCGCCGGTGTCGCCGTCGGCGGGCTGGCCTGCCTCGGCGCCGCCGCATGGGGCCACCGAGCCCTGCGCCGGCCCGACGAGCCCGTCGTCGTCGACGACGAGCAGGCCGAGGCCCCCGCCCTCACCCTGACCGACTGA
- a CDS encoding LLM class F420-dependent oxidoreductase: protein MQVSMQLSYAGGFKESAQQVSELEKAGLDLAWVAEAYGFDGVSLMGYLAASTETVQIASGILPIYTRTPTLLAMTAAGIDALSDGRCHLGLGASGPQVIEGWHGVPYDKPLARTREIVDICRKVWAREDRLTADGPLYPLPLPEGQGTGLGKPLKIIAHPVRPRIPIWIASLGPKNVEVTAEIADGWMPLFFHPDKAQEVWGEDLARGAEKRAADLDPLMISAGGIVAIGDDVKSIRDFARPMIALYVGGMGAKGRNFYNDLVCRYGFEKEAGEIQDLYLDGKKQEAAAKVPDALLEATTLCGPAGYVKDRIASFAVAGVTHLNITPVPTGDQTQNDVVSMVKEWCQDV from the coding sequence ATGCAGGTCAGCATGCAGCTCAGCTACGCAGGGGGCTTCAAGGAGTCCGCCCAGCAGGTGTCCGAGCTGGAGAAGGCCGGGCTCGACCTGGCCTGGGTCGCCGAGGCCTACGGCTTCGACGGCGTGAGCCTGATGGGGTACCTGGCGGCCAGCACCGAGACCGTGCAGATCGCCTCCGGCATCCTCCCGATCTACACCCGCACCCCGACGCTGCTGGCCATGACCGCCGCCGGCATCGACGCCCTCTCCGACGGCCGCTGCCACCTCGGCCTCGGCGCCTCCGGCCCCCAGGTCATCGAGGGCTGGCACGGCGTCCCCTACGACAAGCCCCTCGCCCGCACCCGGGAGATCGTCGACATCTGCCGCAAGGTGTGGGCCCGCGAGGACCGCCTCACCGCCGACGGCCCGCTCTACCCGCTGCCCCTGCCCGAGGGCCAGGGCACCGGGCTGGGCAAGCCGCTGAAGATCATCGCCCACCCCGTGCGCCCCCGGATCCCGATCTGGATCGCCTCCCTCGGGCCCAAGAACGTCGAGGTCACCGCCGAGATCGCCGACGGCTGGATGCCGCTGTTCTTCCACCCCGACAAGGCCCAGGAGGTCTGGGGCGAGGACCTGGCCCGCGGGGCCGAGAAGCGGGCCGCCGACCTCGACCCGTTGATGATCAGCGCCGGCGGCATCGTGGCCATCGGCGACGACGTGAAGTCGATCCGCGACTTCGCCCGCCCCATGATCGCCCTCTACGTCGGCGGCATGGGCGCCAAGGGCCGCAACTTCTACAACGACCTCGTCTGCCGGTACGGGTTCGAGAAGGAGGCGGGGGAGATCCAGGACCTGTACCTCGACGGCAAGAAGCAGGAGGCGGCGGCCAAGGTGCCCGACGCCCTGCTCGAGGCGACGACCCTGTGCGGGCCGGCCGGCTACGTGAAGGACAGGATCGCCTCGTTCGCGGTCGCAGGGGTGACGCACCTCAACATCACCCCCGTCCCCACCGGCGACCAGACCCAGAACGACGTGGTGTCCATGGTCAAGGAGTGGTGCCAGGACGTGTAG
- a CDS encoding acyl-CoA dehydrogenase family protein, with translation MDFDLPGEDDERRQAVRRWLADHPTPSGRELADAGYVAPHWPRPYGLDADPIHQIIIDEELRRAGVRRPANMIGIGWGGPTLLHAGTEEQKARWLPRLLSGEEIWCQLFSEPGAGSDLAGLSTRATRDGDEWVIEGQKVWTSMAHLSRWGILIARTNPDAPKQKGISYFVCDMEAPGIEIRPLIEMTGGHTFNEVFLDEVRLPADHLVGEVDQGWGLAKVTLGNERVSLSSGGALWGMGPQASDLLDVVRGAGGTTDPHLRQRLARLHIESEILRLIRLRTVTAAIKGEQPGPEASIRKVLADEHGQAVMAVAKDLAGADGMLPTGGPCGVADPTWAFGYLFAPALTIGGGTGEVQRSILGEKILGLPPEPAIG, from the coding sequence GTGGACTTCGACCTCCCCGGTGAGGACGACGAGCGGCGCCAGGCGGTGCGACGGTGGCTGGCGGACCACCCCACCCCGTCGGGGCGGGAGCTGGCCGACGCCGGCTACGTGGCCCCGCACTGGCCCCGGCCCTACGGCCTCGACGCCGACCCGATCCACCAGATCATCATCGACGAGGAGCTGCGCCGGGCGGGGGTGCGCCGGCCGGCGAACATGATCGGCATCGGCTGGGGCGGGCCCACCCTGCTCCACGCCGGCACCGAGGAGCAGAAGGCGCGGTGGCTGCCCCGGCTGCTCTCGGGCGAGGAGATCTGGTGCCAGCTCTTCAGCGAGCCCGGCGCCGGCAGCGACCTGGCCGGGCTGTCGACCCGGGCCACCCGGGACGGCGACGAGTGGGTGATCGAGGGCCAGAAGGTCTGGACCTCGATGGCCCACCTGTCCCGCTGGGGCATCCTGATCGCCCGCACCAACCCCGACGCCCCCAAGCAGAAGGGCATCTCCTACTTCGTCTGCGACATGGAGGCGCCCGGGATCGAGATCCGCCCGCTGATCGAGATGACGGGCGGGCACACCTTCAACGAGGTCTTCCTCGACGAGGTCCGGCTGCCGGCCGACCACCTGGTGGGCGAGGTCGACCAAGGCTGGGGCCTGGCCAAGGTGACGCTGGGGAACGAGCGGGTGTCGCTGTCGTCGGGCGGCGCCCTGTGGGGCATGGGGCCGCAGGCGTCGGACCTCCTCGACGTCGTGCGGGGGGCCGGGGGCACGACCGACCCGCACCTGCGCCAGCGCCTGGCCCGGCTCCACATCGAGTCCGAGATCCTGCGGCTGATCCGCCTGCGCACCGTCACCGCCGCCATCAAGGGCGAGCAGCCCGGACCGGAGGCGTCGATCCGCAAGGTGCTGGCCGACGAGCACGGCCAGGCCGTCATGGCCGTGGCCAAGGACCTCGCCGGCGCCGACGGCATGCTCCCCACCGGGGGGCCGTGCGGCGTGGCCGACCCGACCTGGGCCTTCGGCTACCTCTTCGCCCCGGCGCTCACGATCGGCGGTGGCACCGGCGAGGTCCAGCGCTCGATCCTCGGCGAGAAGATCCTCGGCCTCCCCCCGGAGCCCGCGATCGGCTGA